Genomic segment of Paenibacillus sp. FSL R5-0623:
TTAATTCAGGGATTGGTTTTGAAAATATATCGTCTCCTTTTTCTTTTCTGTATCTCATTACTCCTTTGTAAATTGGATTCTTAAGTATAACGTTTACAGTAGGAGCACCCCATTGTTTTGCTTTTCTTGTCGGAACATTTTTTTCGTTTAGAAGTTTAGCTATTCTTAATTGTCCGTAACCTTCTTCAAGCACTAGTCGGAATATTTCTTGTACGATCTTTGACTCTTCTTCGTGCTTACACAGTTTTTGCAGTGCTTTTCCTTTTTTATTTACATTACCGGAATCAACACTTTTATACCCGTAGGGAATACCTCCTCCCCTAAAAATACCATCTTCGACCATCTGTATATGTTTTTCGTTGACTCGTTCAGAGGTCTTCCTACTTTCATCGCTTGACTGCCAAAACCTTAAGTAGTTGACCATCCGATCGGTGTATGCTTCAATTTTTTGCTGACCTTCTATTACAGACCACATTTCTACCCCTTTGTTTACAAACCACTCAAGTACAAAGGGAGTCTCATCATCTTTTCTTCCAAGCCTATCAAACATAAATACCAACAAGACATCGAATAAACCATTCTCTGCATCCTCTTTAGCCTTTTGGATAACATCACGCTTCGAGGCAGGTACTTTAAAACCTGATATCCCTTTTTCGGTATATTCCTTAACTAGCTTCCATCCCTCTTGTTTCTCTACCATCTTCCTGCATGCTCGTTGTTGCATTGGAATATCGTTCCCGTCCATCTGACCTTTTGTGGACACTCGATATAGTGCCGCAACACGCTTTATTTGTCCCATTCCATCAACCACCATATCTTTTTTTCTGTATTATTTTTATCGATAGTCGTAACTACTTTCACTGCTTAATTTTATCCAAATTGTACCATTAAGTATGTTTATTATCAACAAAAACCACCTACACATATTATTGGAGGTGGCCATAATATTATATATATAAAAACAACTCCTCTTGAGATATAATTCTCAAAAGAAGTTGCCTTTAATTTTTCATATAGGACGAGTGGGGATCGAACCCACGACCCTTACCCTGTCAAGATAATGCTCTCCCGCTGAGCTATCGCCCTGTAATAATTAAGATGTATCCATCGTGTCCATACTACTAAACTTAGCTGAGCTAACAGATCATGATATATAATTGTTTCCCAATCAAGTAACAGTATCATATCAAGTAACCGTGTTCATTGTCAATGATTTATTTGGTTATAATTCACCCGAAATGGTGCACAATAAAGGAAAGATTACCATTTCTACAACGAGGTGAATTCCCTATGAGAAACATAACAAAATGGTCAAGATCCAATAAACATACATTTACCAAATGCTTCTTCCCCTGCGTTGGGCTTGTGATTCTCAGTACAACCGTTACTGGTTGCGGCTTGGAGAAGGATGAACATACGGTACAATTCCAACAATTACAACAGCCCAATGA
This window contains:
- a CDS encoding recombinase family protein — protein: MVVDGMGQIKRVAALYRVSTKGQMDGNDIPMQQRACRKMVEKQEGWKLVKEYTEKGISGFKVPASKRDVIQKAKEDAENGLFDVLLVFMFDRLGRKDDETPFVLEWFVNKGVEMWSVIEGQQKIEAYTDRMVNYLRFWQSSDESRKTSERVNEKHIQMVEDGIFRGGGIPYGYKSVDSGNVNKKGKALQKLCKHEEESKIVQEIFRLVLEEGYGQLRIAKLLNEKNVPTRKAKQWGAPTVNVILKNPIYKGVMRYRKEKGDDIFSKPIPELMIVSEEDWNSVQDIRDKKNPKNPKRNENSIPISTKEVYF